A genomic region of Vigna radiata var. radiata cultivar VC1973A unplaced genomic scaffold, Vradiata_ver6 scaffold_86, whole genome shotgun sequence contains the following coding sequences:
- the LOC106754202 gene encoding transcription factor bHLH162-like, with product MANLEQGDQQSSTRAMERKTIEKNRRIHMKNLYSQLNSLLPNNNNPRGESLSRVDQIDGAINHIKNLETKVKIAEKHRESLRERKRSRSGCSSSSETRKVEVHEMGSFLRITLVCDYEDQFILREIIRMLNEDNIEVKSVHSSLTSAISSLHVLNAEIQQSYNLGTSVLIERLKIFVNGHG from the exons ATGGCTAATCTTGAGCAGGGAGATCAACAGTCTTCAACGAGAGCNATGGAAAGAAAAACTATAGAAAAAAACAGGAGGATCCATATGAAGAATCTCTATTCCCAGCTTAACTCTCTTCTCCCTAACAATAATAATCCCAGG GGTGAATCATTATCACGTGTTGATCAAATAGATGGGGCTATCAACCACATAAAGAACCTAGAGACAAAGGTGAAGATAGCAGAAAAGCACAGAGAAAGTTTAAGGGAAAGGAAGAGATCTCGTAGCGGATGTTCTAGTTCTTCTGAAACAAGGAAAGTTGAGGTTCATGAAATGGGTTCCTTCCTACGAATCACTCTGGTGTGTGACTACGAGGATCAGTTCATTTTAAGGGAAATTATTCGTATGCTTAATGAAGACAACATAGAAGTCAAGAGTGTTCATTCCTCACTCACATCTGCGATCTCGTCTCTACATGTTCTCAACGCGGAG ATTCAGCAATCCTATAACTTAGGAACAAGCGTTTTGATTGAGAGACTGAAAATATTTGTGAACGGACATGGGTAG
- the LOC111241113 gene encoding uncharacterized protein LOC111241113, producing the protein MSPWEQHAAVINLPRFDYNAPSSLLRNSHSGFLITCTLKREKSATKEAIVILRKFVEPGHFDSSNNLNENSISKRRNLIDDAGEECLDSKETESATADSGDGIQFIYSLSATSHSVSSIYVHVYVYSDQSQTLLHKF; encoded by the exons ATGAGTCCATGGGAGCAGCATGCGGCAGTTATCAACCTTCCTCGTTTCGACTACAACGctccctcttctcttcttcgtAACTCTCACTCTGGATTTCTCATCACTTGCACTCTCA AGCGAGAGAAGAGCGCCACAAAAGAAGCAATCGTCATCCTTCGTAAG TTCGTTGAGCCGGGTCATTTTGACTCTTCAAACAACCTTAATGAGAATAGTATTTCCAAGAGACGGAATTTGATTGATGATGCTGGTGAGGAATGTTTGGATAGCAAGGAAACTGAGTCTGCTACTGCTGACTCTGGAGATGGTATTCAGTTTATCTACTCCCTTTCTGCTACCTCACACTCAGTCTCCTCCATTTATGTTCATGTTTATGTTTACTCTGATCAATCACAAACCCTTCTGCACAAATTCTGA
- the LOC106754204 gene encoding transcription factor bHLH162-like — protein sequence MANLEQGDQQSSTRAMERKTIEKNRRIHMKNLYSQLNSLLPNNNNPRGESLSRVDQIDGAINHIKNLETKVKIAEKHRESLRERKRSRSGCSSSSETRKVEVHEMGSFLRITLVCDYEDQFILREIIRMLNEDNIEVKSVHSSLTSATSSLHVLNAEIQQSYNLGTSVLIERLKIFVNGHW from the exons ATGGCTAATCTTGAGCAGGGAGATCAACAGTCTTCAACGAGAGCTATGGAAAGAAAAACTATAGAAAAAAACAGGAGGATCCATATGAAGAATCTCTATTCCCAGCTTAACTCTCTTCTCCCTAACAATAATAATCCCAGG GGTGAATCATTATCACGTGTTGATCAAATAGATGGGGCTATCAACCACATAAAGAACCTAGAGACAAAGGTGAAGATAGCAGAAAAGCACAGAGAAAGTTTAAGGGAAAGGAAGAGATCTCGTAGCGGATGTTCTAGTTCTTCTGAAACAAGGAAAGTTGAGGTTCATGAAATGGGTTCCTTCCTACGAATCACTCTGGTGTGTGACTACGAGGATCAGTTCATTTTAAGGGAAATTATTCGTATGCTTAATGAAGACAACATAGAAGTCAAGAGTGTTCATTCCTCACTCACATCTGCGACCTCGTCTCTACATGTTCTCAACGCGGAG ATTCAGCAATCCTATAACTTAGGAACAAGCGTTTTGATTGAGAGACTGAAAATATTTGTGAACGGACATTGGTAG